From Chryseobacterium sp. H1D6B, a single genomic window includes:
- a CDS encoding LytTR family DNA-binding domain-containing protein, with protein sequence MINCIIVEDEPLAVTLLENHISKFDQLKVVGKACNAMEAYQILQTKNIDLMFLDIQMPHLNGIDFLRSLHHKPNTIFTTAYRDFAIEGFDLEAVDYLLKPITFERFFKAIERVLRNTARDPETDFMMTKTEGMHRKLLLSEIVYFESQGNNTKIVLTNNESLVSKSKITDLESLLSTKGFIRIHRSFIINSQSITAFNNNEVILGSHHIPVGRSFKSEFDSFIKVVSKRSINH encoded by the coding sequence ATGATTAATTGTATTATCGTAGAAGACGAACCTTTAGCAGTCACATTGCTGGAAAATCATATTTCTAAATTTGACCAATTAAAAGTAGTTGGGAAAGCTTGTAATGCTATGGAAGCCTATCAAATACTTCAGACCAAAAATATTGATCTGATGTTTTTAGATATTCAGATGCCTCATCTCAATGGAATAGATTTTTTAAGATCTTTACATCACAAACCCAATACCATTTTCACTACTGCTTACCGTGATTTTGCTATAGAAGGTTTTGATCTGGAAGCTGTAGATTATCTTTTAAAACCTATCACTTTTGAACGGTTTTTCAAAGCCATAGAACGTGTATTGAGAAATACTGCCCGAGATCCGGAAACTGATTTCATGATGACCAAAACAGAAGGAATGCACCGTAAACTTTTACTCTCAGAAATTGTGTATTTTGAGAGTCAGGGAAATAACACTAAAATTGTTTTAACCAATAATGAATCTCTTGTTTCCAAAAGTAAAATAACAGATCTTGAATCCCTATTATCTACAAAAGGCTTTATAAGAATCCATCGGTCGTTTATAATTAATTCCCAATCTATAACCGCCTTTAACAATAATGAAGTTATTCTCGGCTCTCATCACATTCCCGTAGGCAGAAGCTTTAAAAGTGAATTTGATTCTTTTATCAAAGTAGTTTCTAAACGTTCTATTAATCATTAA
- a CDS encoding sensor histidine kinase: MKIELDNTIKQNIYFQLFFWPALFLFAVVRNYGEYDPSEFTDVVIYNFCHWIFQIIGANFMYYILFRRFFDRKKYFKFSLYLLLSLYIISVINRIFIVYAAEPFFISLPKDNLLSIFTDINYLLSHYTFPVISSTFVFISIMFFVRYKDEKQQTMKLLKEKTELELKSLKSQLNPHFLFNTLNNIYSLSLSSSEKTSESIGRLSDILDYILYKGQKKWVSIADELTIINDYIALESLRYNERLRISRNTELDFSNTIPPLLYLTLVENAFKHGAGKTMYDVEIKIAVKTTKEYSFFRIENTCESTYNNKNTGIGIQNIERQLRHHYHDNFSFFISQEKNTFIVEINTPAAYD; this comes from the coding sequence ATGAAAATTGAATTAGACAATACTATAAAACAAAATATTTATTTCCAGCTGTTCTTTTGGCCTGCATTATTTCTATTTGCTGTAGTAAGAAATTATGGAGAATATGATCCTTCGGAATTTACAGATGTTGTCATTTATAACTTCTGCCATTGGATTTTTCAAATTATCGGAGCTAATTTTATGTATTATATTTTGTTCAGAAGATTTTTTGACCGGAAAAAATATTTCAAATTTTCACTCTATCTTCTATTGAGTCTTTACATTATTTCTGTGATCAACAGGATTTTCATTGTTTATGCAGCAGAACCTTTTTTCATCAGCTTACCAAAAGACAATTTACTAAGCATTTTTACAGATATCAATTATCTTTTATCTCATTATACATTTCCTGTCATCAGCAGTACATTTGTTTTTATATCCATTATGTTTTTTGTGCGGTATAAAGATGAAAAACAACAGACGATGAAACTGCTTAAAGAGAAAACAGAACTAGAATTAAAGTCCTTAAAATCCCAGCTCAACCCTCATTTTCTTTTTAATACACTCAATAATATCTACTCTTTATCATTAAGCAGTTCTGAAAAAACATCAGAATCTATCGGGCGCTTATCAGATATTCTAGATTATATTTTATACAAAGGACAGAAAAAATGGGTCTCAATAGCTGATGAGCTCACCATTATTAATGATTATATAGCTCTTGAAAGCCTTCGTTACAATGAAAGACTGAGAATCAGCAGAAATACTGAGCTTGATTTTTCGAATACCATTCCACCCTTGCTGTACCTTACATTAGTTGAAAATGCCTTTAAGCATGGTGCCGGAAAAACAATGTATGATGTGGAAATCAAAATTGCAGTAAAAACTACCAAAGAATATTCTTTTTTCAGAATTGAAAACACCTGCGAATCCACCTATAACAATAAGAATACAGGGATAGGAATACAAAATATAGAAAGACAGCTCCGCCATCACTATCATGACAATTTTTCATTTTTCATCTCCCAAGAAAAGAATACTTTTATTGTCGAAATAAATACACCTGCAGCATATGATTAA
- a CDS encoding patatin-like phospholipase family protein, producing the protein MNFDKTGLVLSGGGTKGIAHAGVLKFLNEKNINVDVLSCCSAGSIVGCLYAVGKTPEEILDFFQSIYFFNWKHFTFNQPGLVSSVIFNNYLKPIFKDMKIGDLDKEVKIVATELVSGTQKIFDESFKVTDAVIASCSIPGITTPYILGEEMYCDGGVLNNFPADIIREECEKLIGVFVSPPHEIDINDLKTIKAIVSRSYDLLSYRIEKVKFEHCDWFISSQELSNYGTFERKKDRLEEIFNIGYSSAKESFAESYFFPELKKLGI; encoded by the coding sequence ATGAATTTTGACAAAACAGGATTGGTTTTATCCGGCGGCGGAACGAAGGGCATTGCCCATGCGGGAGTTTTAAAATTCTTGAACGAAAAAAACATTAATGTAGATGTTTTATCATGCTGCAGCGCGGGTTCTATCGTAGGCTGCCTGTATGCCGTAGGAAAAACTCCTGAAGAGATTCTAGACTTTTTTCAATCGATTTATTTTTTCAACTGGAAGCATTTTACTTTTAATCAGCCGGGACTTGTCTCTTCCGTTATTTTTAATAACTATCTGAAACCTATTTTTAAGGATATGAAAATCGGGGATCTGGATAAAGAAGTCAAAATTGTTGCTACTGAACTGGTTTCCGGGACTCAAAAAATATTTGATGAAAGCTTTAAGGTGACGGATGCTGTTATAGCGTCCTGTTCTATTCCTGGAATTACAACCCCTTATATTTTAGGGGAAGAAATGTACTGTGACGGCGGGGTTTTAAATAACTTTCCTGCAGACATCATCAGAGAGGAATGTGAAAAACTCATCGGTGTCTTTGTTTCTCCGCCCCATGAGATCGATATTAATGATCTGAAAACAATTAAAGCCATTGTTTCACGTTCATACGACCTTCTTTCTTATAGAATTGAAAAGGTGAAATTCGAGCATTGTGACTGGTTTATCTCGTCACAGGAATTATCCAATTATGGAACCTTTGAAAGGAAAAAGGACCGGCTGGAAGAGATTTTCAATATTGGATACAGTTCGGCAAAAGAAAGCTTTGCTGAAAGTTATTTTTTTCCGGAATTAAAAAAATTAGGCATATAG
- a CDS encoding acyltransferase codes for MLEDKSKDRLYGLDHLRTLAILLVLLYHYRAFKHPEWVDTIGQFGWTGVDLFFVLSGFLISSQLFKEINKNGDISLKTFFIKRFFRIIPPYFFTLSVYFCFPFFREREALSAWWKFLTFTQNYGLDVIHHGTFSHAWSLCIEEQFYLVFPLLLLSAVKIKIFRYLPFFLVMLIFVSIFIRLITWKVDIVPSIETDDFLRLWYMKIYYPAHTRLDGLAAGVLIGFCLQYSSKFKRIVDNNGNLLFVIGIILLSMSFWICSEQASKEASVFGFAFVAISYGFIVMSAVSKTSFLSRTQSYITAQLAGLSYAVYLSHKGIIHMIQRLLDSLNVDASGGVSLFLCLLGCIAGGLFYRFMIENPSTKLKWRVLKRENRSL; via the coding sequence ATGCTCGAAGACAAATCTAAAGACAGGCTTTATGGGCTTGATCATCTAAGAACGCTGGCGATTCTATTGGTTTTATTATACCATTACCGTGCATTCAAACATCCTGAGTGGGTTGATACGATAGGACAATTTGGATGGACCGGTGTGGATCTCTTTTTTGTATTAAGCGGATTTTTGATTTCCAGCCAGCTGTTTAAAGAAATCAATAAAAATGGAGATATCAGTTTGAAAACATTTTTTATCAAACGTTTTTTCAGGATTATACCGCCGTATTTTTTCACTCTGTCCGTATATTTTTGTTTTCCGTTCTTTAGAGAAAGAGAGGCGCTTTCCGCATGGTGGAAATTTCTTACTTTCACCCAGAACTACGGGCTCGATGTCATTCATCATGGAACATTTTCTCATGCATGGTCTTTATGTATCGAAGAACAGTTTTATTTAGTTTTTCCTTTGCTGTTATTGTCTGCAGTAAAAATAAAAATATTCAGGTATTTACCTTTTTTTCTTGTGATGCTGATCTTTGTTTCAATCTTCATAAGACTCATTACATGGAAGGTTGATATTGTCCCGAGTATTGAAACCGATGATTTTTTGAGACTGTGGTATATGAAAATATATTATCCTGCCCATACACGGCTGGACGGGCTGGCGGCCGGAGTTCTGATAGGCTTCTGCCTCCAGTATTCATCAAAGTTTAAGAGAATAGTTGATAACAATGGTAATTTGCTTTTTGTTATAGGAATAATATTGTTAAGTATGTCGTTCTGGATCTGCAGCGAACAGGCCTCAAAAGAAGCCTCCGTCTTTGGTTTTGCTTTTGTGGCGATAAGTTATGGTTTCATAGTGATGTCTGCCGTCTCAAAAACCTCTTTTCTAAGCAGAACCCAATCATATATTACGGCACAGCTGGCTGGTTTGTCCTATGCAGTTTATCTTTCACATAAAGGAATTATCCATATGATTCAGAGGCTGCTGGATAGTTTAAATGTAGATGCTTCCGGAGGTGTCAGCCTTTTTCTCTGCCTGCTCGGATGTATTGCGGGGGGACTTTTTTATAGGTTTATGATTGAAAACCCTTCCACAAAATTAAAATGGAGAGTTTTGAAGAGAGAAAACCGGTCATTATAA
- a CDS encoding ATP-binding cassette domain-containing protein, with product MSLQIINLTKKFGEQTALDNINISIDKNEIIGLLGPNGAGKSTLMKSIVGALKIDEGEIIFNGQNISEYEIESKKNIGFLPENNPLYLEMYVKEYLQFVANIHKISETRVDEVIELVGITPEKSKKISQLSKGYKQRVGLAQAIIHQPDLLILDEPTNGLDPNQIIEIRNVVKEIGKEKTVLLSTHIMQEVEALCSRVILIHKGTILQDCPIDEFRGKFGSLEEAFASYTQTQTIS from the coding sequence ATGTCTCTTCAAATAATCAATCTGACCAAAAAATTTGGTGAACAAACCGCACTTGACAACATCAATATTTCAATTGACAAAAATGAAATCATAGGTCTTCTCGGTCCCAACGGAGCAGGGAAATCTACCTTAATGAAATCTATTGTCGGTGCCCTAAAAATAGATGAAGGCGAGATAATTTTTAACGGCCAGAATATTTCGGAATACGAAATTGAAAGTAAGAAAAACATTGGATTTCTTCCTGAAAATAATCCACTATACTTAGAAATGTATGTAAAGGAATATCTGCAATTCGTAGCTAATATTCATAAAATTTCTGAAACAAGAGTGGATGAAGTAATAGAACTGGTAGGAATCACACCCGAAAAGTCTAAAAAAATCAGCCAGCTTTCAAAAGGGTACAAACAGAGAGTCGGTTTAGCGCAGGCCATTATTCATCAGCCTGATCTATTGATCTTAGATGAACCTACTAACGGTCTTGATCCTAACCAGATCATTGAGATCCGAAACGTAGTAAAAGAAATCGGTAAAGAGAAAACTGTTCTGCTTTCTACCCACATCATGCAGGAAGTAGAAGCACTGTGTTCCCGTGTAATTCTTATCCACAAAGGAACTATTCTACAGGATTGTCCGATTGATGAATTTAGAGGCAAATTCGGAAGTTTAGAAGAGGCTTTTGCGAGTTATACCCAGACACAAACTATTTCTTAG